In Haliscomenobacter hydrossis DSM 1100, the DNA window AAGGAGAAGTCAAAACCTACGTCGAATTGTTCGTTGGTTTCCCAGCTCAGTTCACGGTTCAAGAAAGCAGTTTGGCTTTGTACAATCCCTGGTTCGTTGGCGTTATTGGCAAAGCCGTACAAGCCTTGGTAGGCATAAAAGCCGATCCCGTCGGCAACACCTACGACGCCATAAGAACTTCTCAATTTCAGTTGATCAAGCCAGTTGACATCCAGGAATTTTTCTTTGTCGATGTTCCAACCTGCACCAGCCGACCAGAAAGTACCCCATCTTGATTCAGAAGCGAAGCGCGAGTTACCGTCACGGCGCAAACTACCAGTGAGGATGTATTTGCCGCGGTAGTTGTAATTGGCTCTGGAGAAGTAACTTTCAATGGTGTAGCGATCCAATGCAGAAGTCAAGGAGTTGATGGTTGTAAAGTTGTTCAATTCGGTATTGCCGGAAAGGGACAATCCTTGTTTGAAACCGTTCAAGTTGTTGTCACGCTGGTTGTAAGATTCGTGACCAGCGAGCAGATCAACACCATGACCGCCGAACTCTTTGTTGTAGCTCAACAATTGGCTCAGGATCAAACCAATACTGCTTCCAGCCTCACGACGACTTCTACCCGCAGGAGCACCATCACCAACAACTGTGTTTTCAAAGTTGTTGTTTTGTTGATACTGGAAGTCAGCGGAAGCGTTGTTCGTGAATTTGAAATTTTTCAAAAAGAACAAATCGGTACTGGAACGTACGCTGGCTACCGTTCTGGTAAATAGTTGTTGGTTCAAGGTCGTTTCGGCTAAGGTATGACGTCCAGCAAAACCACCACTAGGGCGGTTAGGAATGCCCAAACCAGAGCTACCCAGGTTTCCCAGGTCCCAAAATCTTTGACCGTTTGCATCCAGCAAATATTCCCCGGTAGTCATGTTGTGTGCAAATACTGGATAGATTGGGCCAATGTTGCGCGAAAAGAAGAAGGGGTTAACGAAGCTAGTGCTTCCGTCGTCAGCGGCGGTATTGGAAATCGAGTGGTTCCCTGAAATATTCAAGCCTGTTCTCAGCCATTTGGTGGGCTGTACGTTTACATTCAATCTGGCGGTGTAGCGTTTGAAGTCCGTATTCAAGGTATACCCATCTTCTTGCAGGTAACCCGCCGAGAGGAAATAATCGTACTTATCACTACCTCCGCTGAAGTTGACCGAATAATCTTTACGGTCACCATCTCGCATCAAGTCTTTGGTCCAGTCCAAATCATCGGCGTAGATCAATTCTGCGCTTGGATTGATCGTTCCGTTGGGGCTGACAATGGAATTGGCGGCTACGTTGAAAGGATTGTACGTCAACAGACCAGCGATACCCGTTCTGGAAGTCAGGCCCGAAGCGACGCGGCTAGCCGAGTCTCTGGAAATGGCTGCCCCTGAAGCTGGGTATACCAGTGAGTTGCGGTAAGATTCCCACTGTACTGGATAGTACTGGAAGGCATCCAAACGATCATACTCGGGCAAACCACGAGAAGCAACACCTTGGGTAACTTTGACCGACACACTATTTCTGCCGTCTTTTTTACCTTTTTTAGTGGTGATGATCACTACCCCGTTGGCGGCTCTGGAGCCGTACAATGCCGTAGCAGAAGCGTCTTTCAGGATAGAGATTGATTCTACATCGTCAGGGTTGATGTTGGAAGTTCCCCCAACATAAGGTACCCCGTCCACTACAAACAAAGGGTCTTGGCTGGCGTTGATCGAACCAAAACCACGGATACGGATGGCCAAACCTGAACCAGGTTGCCCATTGGCGGTTTGGGTGATGACCCCAGGTACCGCACCTTCAATAACGGTTGTGATGTTGTTGATCGGCCGCTTGGCAATGGCCTCAGAGTTGATGGTACCCACTGAACCGGTGAGGGCTTCTTTTTTCACGGTGCCATAAGCAACGGTGACAAATTCCTCCAGCAGGTTCAAGGCAGGTTCCATCGTGATGTCCAGCGAGCTTTTGCCAGCAACAGGTACTTCCAAGGTAGTGAACCCGGTGTAACTTAGTACCAAAATTGCATTTGCAGCATCGCCAACGGAAATTTCGAAGTTACCATCCACGTCAGTAGCAGAGCCACTGGTGGTGCCTTTGACCACGACGGTCACCCCGATCAAGGGTTCCGCACCGTTCGACGATTTGATGGTACCTCTGACTGTACTCTGGGCACTGGCAGCGAAGCCAACCAATACCAGTAGTAAGGTGAACAAAAGTCTAAAGTCCTTCATACTAAAAGGATTAAGTGAGTGATAAAATGGTTTTATTGTCTAAAAATAAAAACACGCTACATCCACGTTTTCAGGCGAATGCAACATTTCTTCTTTCTTCTTGGTTCGGATCAATCTGATTGCCTGAGGGCATTTTACTGGTTGGAATTATGACAATGGCTTAAGTCAAGCTTACAGTTATTCTTTCGAAATGAGCGGGAAAGATAGAGAAGTTTAAAAAGTATGCCAATGATTATCTGCCCAAGGTAGGCAAATAGTCCGGTTTCGTAATGTATTGTACAATTTTTGGCGTTTGTCGTTGAAAATCATCCCAAAAAATAGCGTTGAGTCGTATCCCGTGCAATACGTATTCTAAGATTGAATAACCTGATGCCTAGGGTAAGCAAACTCAACTCAACTCGACTTCCGCCGCTCTATCTCATCCCGAATCTGGGCCGCTTTTTCATAATTTTCTTCATCCAGCACTTCGTCCAGCATGCGAATCAGGGCTTCGGTAGAGTAGGAAGCCAGTGGATTATCGGACATTCCGGAGGAAGGTGCGGCGGCAAACAACTCCTCTTCTTCGTCCGTTCCTTCAGTATCTTCCAACACCACCCCGGCGGCATCCAGGATAAACTCGTAGGTATAAATCGGGCAATTGAAGCGGACGGCCATGGCCAGGGCGTCGGAAGTACGCGAGTCCACCTCTGTCACATCGCCATCGCGCTCACAAACCAGGCGCGCGTAAAAAATTCCGTCCAATAAATTATTGATGATGATTTCCTTCAGGTTGATGTTGAAGGTTTCGAGTGCATTTTTAAACAGGTCGTGGGTAAGGGGCCGATTGGGGGTCATTCTTTCCATGGCTACGGCAATGGCCTGTGCCTCAAAACTGCCAATCACAATCGGCAAACGACGTGCACCTCTCTTCTCCCCCAATACTACTGCGTAATTGTGGGACTGGGTAACGCTATGGGAAAGTGCAACTATATCCAACTCAATTTTTCTCATCCTTTGGGCTTAAACGGTACCGTTTTGAGAATGTAGTGTTGCGCCTTAGAATCAATTTTAAGGCGAAAGCGGCGCAAAGATAGGAAATTTGTGGGAAAGTGCAAATGGGATTTTTTGGGACTTACATTAGGAATTATTAGAATTCTCGCGTAAATCCGCGAGAATTAAGGTTAATTCTCGCGGATTTACGCGAGAATTAAGGTATTTTTGTAAAAAATCACAGTTCAAATGTTAATCGAACGTACTTTAAAGCAGACCATACAGGAAAGTTTGACCAAGTCCAATAAAATCATTCTGATTTTTGGCCCGAGACAAGCTGGTAAAACCACTTTAGTTCGAGAAGTCATCGCTACTTTACCAGGGCGAAAACTGGAAATCAATGCGGATGAACTCCGGCACATCGATACCCTGTCAAGCCGCAACCTGGATCGCTTGAAACAACTGGTATCGGGTTATGATTTGTTGTTTTTGGATGAAGCCCAACGCGTACCGGAAATTGGCGTCAACTTAAAATTATTGCACGACCATGTACCAACGCTGCGCATCATCGCTACAGGGTCTTCTTCCCTCGATTTGGCTTCTAAAGTGCGCGAACCACTTACTGGACGAACGCGAACCTACCAACTCATGCCGCTGGCCGTGAGTGAATTGGCTAGCCACTACAACGCGTATGAATTGGACGCAAAATTGGAAGACTTTCTACTGTATGGTACCTACCCAGAAATATTTGCCCAGGAAAACAAACTCGACAAAACCGAATACCTGCGTGAATTGACCCTTTCTTATTTGTTCAAAGACATCTTGGAGACAGGTGCCATTAAATACACCCCCAAATTACGCGATTTGGTGCGCTTGTTGGCCTATCAAATTGGCTCCGAAGTATCCATCAATGAACTGTGCAACCGCTTGCAATTGCACCGGGACATCGTGAACAATTACCTGGATTTGTTGGAAAAATCCTTTGTGATCATCCGCCTCGGAGGGTATAGTCGCAACCTCCGCAAAGAGATTACCCGCCACCATAAAGTTTTTTTCTGCGACTTGGGAGTGCGCAACGCCATCATCGAAAATTTTAATCCACTGGACCGCCGTGACGACGGCGGAAAGCTCTGGGAAAACTTCCTCATCACCGAACGTATGAAAACCCAAAGCTATCGCCGTGAATCTGCGAACTACTATTTTTGGCGCACTTACACTGGCTCGGAAGTAGATTGGGTAGAGGAAAAAGAAGGGAAACTGTTTGGGTACGAGTTTAAGTTTTCTGCCAAAATGGTGAGTGCGCCCAAGGCCTGGGGGGAGACGTATCCGGAGGCTAGTTTTGAGGTGGTGAATCGGGAGAATTATTTGGGGTGGGTGGGGTGAGGAGGTCGTTCATCCGTTATATTTGACCTATAAAAATGCTCACCATTATGGAAATTTTATTGTACAACGAAATTGACTACTCCAAAGTAAGAAAACAATTTGACAAGGTAATAACCCAACTGCGCAACGGAGATTGGGCTGGAGCAGAAATGAAAAAAATGAGCAATACTGGGTACTATCGTGCTAAACTAGACGATACCCATCGGCTTTTGCTCAAATTGGCCAAGTACGAAGGGCGTACTTACTTGCTGGCCTTGGAAGTGATTTTGAACCACAATTACCGCGATTCTCGGTTTCTGAGTGGCACTGTCATTGACGAGAGCAAACTCATGGCCATTAAAAAAGAAGCAGAAGTTGCTCCCGAAGATTTTGTAAAAATGCCTTATGTCAATCCACGCGCCAAACATTTTCACCTGCTGGACAAGGTCATTTCTTTTGATGTGGATCAGAGTGAAGTATTCAATTTGCCTCCACCCTTGATTGTGATTGGCTCGGCGGGGAGCGGCAAAACGGCACTTACCCT includes these proteins:
- a CDS encoding bifunctional nuclease family protein → MRKIELDIVALSHSVTQSHNYAVVLGEKRGARRLPIVIGSFEAQAIAVAMERMTPNRPLTHDLFKNALETFNINLKEIIINNLLDGIFYARLVCERDGDVTEVDSRTSDALAMAVRFNCPIYTYEFILDAAGVVLEDTEGTDEEEELFAAAPSSGMSDNPLASYSTEALIRMLDEVLDEENYEKAAQIRDEIERRKSS
- a CDS encoding ATP-binding protein; protein product: MLIERTLKQTIQESLTKSNKIILIFGPRQAGKTTLVREVIATLPGRKLEINADELRHIDTLSSRNLDRLKQLVSGYDLLFLDEAQRVPEIGVNLKLLHDHVPTLRIIATGSSSLDLASKVREPLTGRTRTYQLMPLAVSELASHYNAYELDAKLEDFLLYGTYPEIFAQENKLDKTEYLRELTLSYLFKDILETGAIKYTPKLRDLVRLLAYQIGSEVSINELCNRLQLHRDIVNNYLDLLEKSFVIIRLGGYSRNLRKEITRHHKVFFCDLGVRNAIIENFNPLDRRDDGGKLWENFLITERMKTQSYRRESANYYFWRTYTGSEVDWVEEKEGKLFGYEFKFSAKMVSAPKAWGETYPEASFEVVNRENYLGWVG
- a CDS encoding SusC/RagA family TonB-linked outer membrane protein, whose amino-acid sequence is MKDFRLLFTLLLVLVGFAASAQSTVRGTIKSSNGAEPLIGVTVVVKGTTSGSATDVDGNFEISVGDAANAILVLSYTGFTTLEVPVAGKSSLDITMEPALNLLEEFVTVAYGTVKKEALTGSVGTINSEAIAKRPINNITTVIEGAVPGVITQTANGQPGSGLAIRIRGFGSINASQDPLFVVDGVPYVGGTSNINPDDVESISILKDASATALYGSRAANGVVIITTKKGKKDGRNSVSVKVTQGVASRGLPEYDRLDAFQYYPVQWESYRNSLVYPASGAAISRDSASRVASGLTSRTGIAGLLTYNPFNVAANSIVSPNGTINPSAELIYADDLDWTKDLMRDGDRKDYSVNFSGGSDKYDYFLSAGYLQEDGYTLNTDFKRYTARLNVNVQPTKWLRTGLNISGNHSISNTAADDGSTSFVNPFFFSRNIGPIYPVFAHNMTTGEYLLDANGQRFWDLGNLGSSGLGIPNRPSGGFAGRHTLAETTLNQQLFTRTVASVRSSTDLFFLKNFKFTNNASADFQYQQNNNFENTVVGDGAPAGRSRREAGSSIGLILSQLLSYNKEFGGHGVDLLAGHESYNQRDNNLNGFKQGLSLSGNTELNNFTTINSLTSALDRYTIESYFSRANYNYRGKYILTGSLRRDGNSRFASESRWGTFWSAGAGWNIDKEKFLDVNWLDQLKLRSSYGVVGVADGIGFYAYQGLYGFANNANEPGIVQSQTAFLNRELSWETNEQFDVGFDFSLFKGRISGSFEYYNRLSRDLLFSVPQPLSSGALTVNQNTATMVNNGIEANLDIEFIRTNDFVFSTNINVSTVNNEITKMPESVPEFVTGTKKYSVGASIFDYWLRTYYGVDPSDGAALYVADNKASATGRRFITNSAGGIDTVTTLIANGKFEYNGSVIPDLYGSLAPTITFKGFTLSGLLTFQLGGLTYDGLYQSLMSTSNYGGALHTDILKRWQNEGDVTDVPRMDAGRGADFNANSSRWLIDASFLNIRNINLSYSLPKGLISKWKISGAQVFVGAENVAFFSKRKGMNNQQAFSGVTSNAYPPARVISGGFTLNF